Genomic window (Diabrotica undecimpunctata isolate CICGRU chromosome 6, icDiaUnde3, whole genome shotgun sequence):
TTCTAACAGAGAGAGACCGAATATAGTATGAAATTAGTACCGATATACGAGCTTATTTTAAACAACCATTAGATTGAATTTTGGCAAAAAGACAGtttttttggataaaaaaatataaatggaataaagaaattaatatttcaAGTCTGAAAAATTGTAGTCTTTACAActaaacataaaatttaaattaataaatggcaTTATTCTGGAAGTAGTGCCGATGATATAGTTGGGTTTTCGTTTTCATTCGAAGGACCTGTACCAACAAAATCTAAAattcacaacattatttttaaatttagttgtgTGAAGAATTGTAAAAAAATGCACAAATAGTGATGAAACTAAAAATCAACCAGCTCGTGCAATTAATGAAGAACGGAAACAGCTTGAGACTGCTGTATGTAGTCTAGCAGGAATTAATTTTCCTTGTAACAGCAGCCAAATTTCAAGAGAAACTGGTATTAGTGCTGGAACtaaaaagcttaaaatattttaaaaagaaacaagtACCATTGCTGCAAATTGCAAAAAATGGCGAAGATTTCAAAAATCAGAAATAGCCATATAAGTGTTCCTTACAAAACACAATACCGTCAAAAAGTCAATGTCTGAGCTAGTATTTTAGGTGACTACGTAATCGGCCCTTTTTTCATTGTGGGCACTTTGTGTCGTCGTAAATACCTAGAAATCATATAATTCTAGCAGTTCGAGCATTACCTATTAATATGGATAACATTCGTCACAACAAGACCTCTGTCTAGCTCACAATGCACAGGAGGTGTTAGACTTTTTAAACATTACGTTTCTAGATAGAGTTATTGGTACAAAATGACATGACATAGTAGACATAGACATAAGCATGAACTTGCCGGAAATTTAGGCTAATTATGTCAAAAAATCATTCAGGTCTTTCAAAGCATAACACCCGAAATATTGTCGAACACTCGAAGGAAATTATATAATAGATTGGGCTACTACTTGGCTGAACGTGGGGAacgttttgaaaatttaattcttcttcttttttctcgtGACTCTTTAGTGCCTAGTTTGGCGTCGAAAAGATATTTTCAAATTTCTTGTACCCACCTCATCCATCCGTTTCAATTCCTAGCTAGTTCTTTTAATTGTTGAAATGATTTTCCTTTTCTCTGCCTATTTTCAGTAATTGTTACAACCATCCTATCCTTGGTCTTCCATTTCTTCTAGCAAAGAAGCGACCATAATTATACTTaatgtcgcaaattcctcggcagaatatagtaggatctggttacccatttTAGAAGagaaagttattaaaaggaaaataccagtattagtaagtcagtaacatatagacgATACATCATTTATGgttttttaaatagcaaacatataaaatcagaatttgatgtttattgaaagtaaactaaatgcacgactaAATACTTATCATGTCGGGATAATATTATGAGGTTTTCTTCCTGGTTTTTCCcacatgatttactatggaattactaacaagagatttttactgtcatcatgacatgtatttgtctttttaaagacgaattacatgctatgattttttctgacggatattctcaagttaaagttgatttcatgtaatcgaatgaactatcttaggaacgcaactcaacaatattggcaatatcattttaaagtcatctactttataATGTATGATGTGTGTCTgatttgtcaatataaatgagtcagataaaattaaattattagaaaaatttttcaccaagtaacaaaaaaacaaaatttgtttgatttactaatgattttattttgagaacgattttcgaagtggataTTGAAACGTCAAGAAATtgactttaacctttaattgtgctttattcccatttaaatagtaattactgtaaaatgacacaagaaaatagctttagaacaatactAAGATTCCCTTTCTTCTCTTTCCCAATCTCTTGGATTCCATTACTCTTCTTACTAGTCTGTTCTGTTACATCCTAATAATGTGTTCAAACCAGTttcatattcttctttttattttagatCCTATAGGTTCCTTCTTCAATTCGCTTCTTATGTTATCATtggtgtttattttgatgttattgACCCATGTCTCGCTTGTATACAACAGTGTTGGTATTGTTACTTCGTTTGTATTGTTACCTTGAGCTTAACTTCTCTTTCTATTTCTTGTTTGTCAAAAATCGTGTTTTCAgtgcatatttattttttttagcgtatggctacatcacaggttcatatatatatatatatatatatatatatatatatatatatatatatatatatatatatatatatgtatatatatatatatatatatgtatatcgagaaaaggagtacgaccgtcaatccaatataaactaaggtacaactttacctagtttcaatttaattgttatatacaacgttaactctgaatgtccagctttgtaagctttttcatatttttaacatcactgactgctacatgtctttgtaaggtaacacactttgattataacttctctatggatgttcggtttcatattgttctttttagatgaactgatgatgctttctgagcagaaagcgaaacgtcttcaataaatagatgaagtagccatcgtctttgtcttttatttctccactttgaccgaaaaacccaccactcttcgagtgtaccttagtttatatatatgtatatatatatatatatatatatatatatatatatatatatatatacatatatataaattatataaattacaaacaagagtaaatacaaaaatattattttacaaacaaacatcTAGATTATAAATATATTCGATTGACTCTTTTGTAGCAGCCAGGAAATCCGAAGGGTTTGCGTTATAGGATCTAATCCGGCATTCCTCTACCATGTCTCTTACTGTTTGCCTTTCGGCGCCGCAGTCGCAATTTGGTGATTGTATTTTTCCCCATCTAAAAATTGAGTCGGAACATCTGCCACAGTTCGTCCTTATTCTATTGAGTGTGGTCCAAATTCGTCTCGGTTGGTTGAAGCCCTCAGGTTTGCTTGTAATACATGGCATGTTCCAGTTAGCTGGTGCAACGTTATTCTCCCATtgttcagttacattaaagttttgaTCCACTAGCCTTTTTGCTGTTTTTAGAGGCGGGTGTCTTGAACGGAGCCTATTTATGTCTCTGGCGGAAGTTCCGACATGGGAGCGGAGCTCAGGGTCATTATTGATTTTTGTAAATTCTCTGACAAGGGCATGTTCCCGGCGGATGGGTGGTGGAGCTATATGACTCAAAGCTGGTAACCAGTAAGTGGGCGTGGCCTTGATTGTGCCCGATATAGTTCGCATGGCTTGCTTGAGTTGGACATCAACACGGTGAGTATGTGGACTGCTTATCCATACTGGTGCACAGTATTCCGCTACGGGGTATACCAGTCCTAATGCTGTCGATCTAAGTGTGGGTGCTGAGGAGCCCCATGTAGTGCCGCAGAGCTTTTGCAGGATGTTGTTACGAGTTCGGAGTTTTGCAGCAGTCTTAgtaagatgctctttaaagtttaTCGTTCTGTCAAGTGTAACACCTAAGTATTTTGGGTGTTTATTATAGTTAAGGAGAGTATCCCCAAAATGGATTTGAGGTTGATAGTTGACCATCTTGTTGTTCAAATGGAAGCAAGATACTTGTGTCCTAGTTGGATTGGGTTGCAATCTCCATTTGCGTAAATAATTCTCTAGGGCATTTAAATCGTTTGTTAGAATGCGTTCAGTGACCTCGAATTCCTTATGACTTGCGGCAAGCGTCCAGTCGTCTGCGTATCCAAACTTTTTTGATGTGGTTTCTGGCATATCTGCTATGTGGAGGCTGAAAAGCATGGGAGCCAGCATGGATCCTTGTGGAAGtttattatttagttttcttTGAGTACTAGTCTTGTCTCccaatataactttaaaacatcTGTTGGATAGCATGGCGTTAATAACCTCAGTGGTCTTTCTGCATAGGATTATTcgcattaatttatatattgccTCTTGTCGCCACACAGTGTCGTAAGCAGCAGATAGATCGATGAAGACAGCGGttgtttttaattgcttttaAAAGTTTGATTCAACATAATTGGTCAGGGCGAGTACCTGGTCTGGGCAGCTGCGGTTTGGCCGAACAGTCGTTCGAACAATTTGTACACCAAACTTAAGAGTGCGATGGGGCGGTAGTTTTTCGGTGAATTATTACTTTTCCTTGGTTTTAAAATGGTGACGATTTTTGCATTTTTGAGTTGGTGGGGGACGTTTCCCATTTGAAGGATGTCAGAAAAGAATTCTGCGAGCCATTGCCTAGTGAATCTGCCGCTATGTTTGAGGAACTCAGCGTGAATGGCGTCGAAACCCGGCGCTTTTCCTGTTTTCATTTCATTTAGGGCTTGCGATATTTCTTCATGCGTAAATGGGTTGGAATATTCTGTTGAGTGTGCAAGACTAGATTTTATGGTTTTGAGGtcttttttaactttaattgtATGTAAACGATTTTGAGGTGCCCTAGAGGTTGACACTATGTGCGTAGCTATTTGGTCTGGAGTTACTAGGTTAGTTTGGCGAATGGGTGGGTTGCTACTTCCGAGTTTCTGCAGTAGGGACCAAGCTTGTCGACTTGACTTCTAAAAGTCTAGGTTTTCTACTGTCTGGGTCCATTTTTCACGCCTGGCAGCATCGATGCTGTGGAGTAGTTCGTCTGCAATCTCCTGCTTTCCATCTTCGCAATATTCTTCATACAGTTTTTCGCTCTGTTCTGTCCAACCAGGGATATAGTCTTTGCGGTATCCTCTAGGGATTGTCGCTTTTGCTGAGGTGATTATTGCTCCTGTTAGTCTCCCGTAGTTCTGGCTCTTTAGTGGAATCCATCCTAAGCATTTGTCAAGGTTACTGGTGAAAGCAGACCAGTTAGATTTCTTGAAGTTCCGTCTGGGGCGTGGGAACGATCTTATAATCGAAATGCTGATACCGATCTTGATTAGGACGGGGCGATGTTGACTATGTGGAAAGTCAGGCATAACCCTTTGTGATGCTGCTAGCGGTTGGCCTTTGTTGTCAATGGTAACAAAACAGAGATCAGGGTTATATTCTCTCCTCCAGACCGCAGATCTGAAAGTGCCTCTATCTTTGGCGTCAAATAGAAGGCGGGCACCATGTTCCTTTGCCCATTCCACCAGGGACGTGCCAGTTCTGTCAGTGTCTGAGTATTTCCACATCTCATGGTGGCTGTTGAAATCCCCTACGTATATGGCTGGGTATTCATAGGGATTAAGAACTTGGACAGGCCAGGTAATAGCAGGAGGTTTGTATATGTTAGCTATTATGACATTGCCTATTTTCACAGTTACCTCGTGGATGTTGTTCTCGGTAGAAGTGGCGATTAATGCTGCATTTTCTATGTTTGAACGGACATATGTTGCCACTCTGTAAACTCTATCGTAGGTAGCGCCCAAAAGATCATAGCCGGGGATTTTTCCTCTTGACATTTTGCCCTGCTTATGCCTTCTATGTTAAAATGGCAAACTCGTATGCTTGGTCCGAGTTCTTTGGTCAAATGGTCCTGATAAGATCCGTTTACAAGTGTCATTTCTGGAAAGATTTTCTGTGATATTTGAATTGCCAGGAGATTCAAGATTGTCTGGCGCCTTTTGTGCTAGTTCATTTAGCGTTACCCAGGGTGCACGTGTAGTGTTCTACTACGGACGCGAACTAGCTTTACACCCCGTCAGTGCATAGTAAATTTTGTTtgctttttttactttatttgatATCTCCTGATCGATTGTTCCGTCTTCTGATATCACTATTCCTACATATTCAATTTGGTGTCATAAGTCTTAATTTGGTTTTCCTTACAGTAAATCGCTCAATAACTTTCTTTGGTTTGAATATCATACTTTttgttttcttggtgtttattccattttttgtttttataattatttcacccatatatttatcaatttttgaaTATGTTCTCTAGTGTCTGGAATTAGTacaatgtcatctgcatatagaaGTCCGTCAAGTCTTACTGGTATTGAGTTTAAATACCCCACCGTAGTTTGCAGATGGTTTGTTGCCCTTTTAGTATTTTTCAGAATTTCATCCATTATTAggatgaatagtactgggctaaGGTCACCTTGCTTTATTTCCTTTTTAATAATGAATTCGTTTGATCTTGTAACGTTAATTTATACCATGCCAGTCACTTTGTCAAAAGTGCTTTTAATTACGTTTATTATTTTCCTCGAGACGTCTCGTTTTTCTAGGATTTTACATACTCTCGTTCTATCTATTGTATCAAATGCCGCTTTTAAATCTATAAATGTTAGATATACATCTTCTcctttttcgttaatttttttttatgtttctcACGATGAATATATTATCTGTTGTAAATGATGTCGATCGGTGATAGGTACAATAATGATCAAGTAGGaaattaaaaaagtaagaacaaATTGGTAAGTGATAAATGTGATAAAGAAATGAAAATAGAAGCATGAAACATAACATCAAtaacagaaaagaagaaaaatacggACTATAATTTTCTGCAGTGCAACAAGGACAGAGAGCCAAGGAAGGAGTAGAAATAATTCTGTCAAGATAGTTTAACATTCGAAAGAAGAGTTTAAGATTAGACAGAATTCCGACCAATTTCCCCAAGAATAatgtatataaaactggaaatgGAAGAAGTATGGCACATAATACAGGTATATGCCCAGTATAGGGGACAGATGAAGATAAAGTGGACATATTTTATAAAACACTACAGATTACTGTAGACCAGGTGCAAGAATTGAATAAAAACATAATCTTAATGGGAGACTAGAACGCGCGGATAGGAAATGATTCAAATAAAGAACTTGGATGTATAGGAACTTATGGCGAAACAATATTAAACAGTAACGGAATAGAAATACTAAACTTTTGCCAAATAAATGACTTAATGATAGGTAACTCTTTTTGGTATCAACCACTACAAGATAAATACACTTATGCACCAGAATAACGTAATGCTGGCAGTATAATAGATTACATAGTGTATACGCCggaaatgaaacaaaaaattaagaaaatctgGACTGAAAACTCAGCTGAACTAGGAACACAACATAGAATGGTGATGGAAGAGATGAACTCAGAGAGCATTATTGAGAAGAGAAAATCTAATAGAACGATACCagatcaaaacagacatattttTTCTACAAACACAAGAAAATGACCAATGATGAAGTCCAGAACGAAGATGGGAGATATTCAAAGGAATATTCAATTTGGAATACAGCTAAGTAAGTATGTggaataaagaaaattaaaaaaacgtcTGTGATATCAATAATATCTACAAATGCTGGTAAGTATTTGTACCCTTTTTGTTCAAATTGGCCCTGACTGTTCCATTCGTAAATCATTTTTCTAATATGACTTTAAACAAAATACAGGACAACGCATTTTTTTCTTAGATAGACcatgtttttaccttgtttaggctttTGACTCTTCAAAGGAGGGTGCTCCATTTTTTTTTGTGGGCCATGGGGGTGTTGTAAACGTCAGGGTGATATGCGTATGGTGAATTTAGTGATGGAGTCCTAGAAAGTTGGGATTAAGAAGGTGGCGTGTTGTGATAAGGAGAGCACAAGAGGAATCGTTGGTAAGCCACGCAAGCCAAGGGAAGGTACTTCAAGGTGTTACCAACCATACTAGGAACGGCTCTTAATTAGCGTTCTTGGCTTGCAGTTGTTAGCTGCGATATTTTATAgggattaattttattatatcaaaatactcatcaggaaggTCGTTTCCAGTGTTATGAAGAAGTTTTGCTTGAGGGAATGGAACTTTCTTTTAGGAatcctggtgagtatttgccgaCGGCGACGGCAAGGAGTTTTAAGTGTTTTTTTGGCTCGGTTGTTTGAGCAAGCTATAGTGCAAATGACATACCTTCTGATAAGGTTTAGAATTCTGTCCTTAATTGATGTTATGTTGGCTACTTGGTGGATGAGTGCTGACGGGTAGTCTTTGCACTTCCTCGTGCAGAGTCTAAGTATGTTTCTTTCTGTGGCCATAATGGTGTTCATTTGTCGGGTGTTAAGTGACGCGTAGacgcatgccttgtattcgattATTGGTCTTATATAGGTTTTGTAGGTGTAAAATAGTGTTTTTTTGACGTATTTCCCATTTTTCCGGACAGCACTTCCAAGAGttttatccttttttttttattctgtttagGGTGTTTTGTATGTTGGTCTTCCAGTTAAGAGTCCTGCTAAAATAAACTCTCAAATAGGATACCGAGTTTCTGAAATTAAGGTCGTCTCTTAGCAGGGTTATCCGGCCCTGAGCATCACGGCAGTGAGgagatttaaataatattaattgagTCCTGGAGGCGTTAATAGTCACTCTTCATTTATTGCACCACCTAACAACTCTGTTGAGGCAATTTTGGGCTCCTTCGAATACAGACATTTGTCCAAGCATTATATATGTGCCTGACGTGAGGAGCGCAGTGTCGTCAGCATAGCAGTAGGGATTCCGATCTGTATTGAGGACAGGGGATGTCACTGTTATAGACTGTGTACAATATTGGAGCAAGAATTGTGCCCTGGGGCACTCCAGATTGTGGAGTGAGTGGTAAGGATAGTGTATTGTCAACTTTAATCGGGATAGTCCAATGAGAGAGATAGGAATTTATTAGTTTAACGAAAGTTGTGGTTAGTCCATCAAGATGGAGTTTTTTTggtcttttaataataataaaatctcgcaataataaaaatcatcaactaagaagtggacaagatgttgTAAGAAGGAACTACTCCACAAGTGGTAGGACCCCGGGGTGAGCATGACCCGATTTTTCAAAAACGTTtcacctgcaaacagatgcgtaaAGTTGTGTAGTCGAACACCGGCTGAAACAAGATAAACAACCAAAAAATAATGTTTGTCTATCGTatactgaataaataaaaatgaggCCATATATAGTAGGTTACAATTTTACAGTCATCTTAGACCATCAGTCTTTGAAATAGCTGCAGAACAAAAATCCTTTGAGCCGAtgagccaggtggagtttagaactatAACAGTACGATTTCGTGGTAATATACAGAAAGAGTGTTCTGAACAAGGTAGCAAATAATAAACCAAAGCTAGAATTGTTTTGTAAATATTGCACTAGATTCGtgcaatattttttacatattcTCCGATTTTTATACACCTacgtttttacaaataaaaacactatttgtgtttattgttaaaaaaatgtatcGACACTTATAATCCCACTCTATTGAATATTCTCATCGATTGTAAATAtgcaattaaaaataaacataataaaaacagcAATTTATTAACCGCAGAGGAGTATTACATCAGGCATTACAAAACATTAGATTTTCTTTAGGCTACCCTATAGTTATTATGTTCTAAAACATTCCTGTTCGTCCAGTCATAACGGTCGTGATTTATTagctgtaaataaaataataagtgTCTGTAAAGTAGTGTACAACGTGAGCATTAACAAAAGACAAACAACAGGAAAATATTTATTGCAATTAAAACATTCGTTATATAAGCATATCTCAGGAATTAATCTTGACTGGGCAAAATTGAGTTACTATGCTAGGTAAAAATTAATATCTCAGTTTAGTGAGTCATGCACATCacgattttttataaaaatagaatatgtATTACGGAGAAATATGCAGTTAATGAGATTCCATTAACAAAGTAGATCGATGGACAAGCAAACCTTGGCCTTggatgaaaaatgaaaaataatcctgttttgaaataaaaaattataatttacattGAATATAGTTGTACATTTTTATACCACATTTTTCTGTAAGTGGAAATCCTGCAGCGTATTAAAACTATAATagataagaaaaaagaagtacctGTTGACacgtttggaaaaaataaaaatattttataaaatataaaaataaatctacaAATCATCTGATAAAGTAGAACGAATAATTGTAAAAGAGtagtaactcaccaaataaaattaggtttGTTAACGAATTTGCTgtaaaacgtatttaaaaaacattattataaaaactttttggatctaataaatgtttcttcttctttttaaattaaaaaaaaatatttgcaaaaaattatttgaacaaaaaaatgaattttgataaattataaataaactagAATAGCAACCAAtagaaaactgaaaaataaccCTTATTGTTATGAATGAGAACTTCGTGTATCAATAAACTTCTTTTTGTgtaatttacatattattaaaTGTATGGAAGTTAaaggaaaaattaaattaatggaaaaaaacgTTCCAAGCTTTAAAACGTAATTTATGTAATTggcttttaaaaaagtttatatcagcAAAAGTGATTTTAATTCgcaaattaataatatttcttccaaaCCTGTCACATAATCTCTAAGCATCATGGCGAATATTCCCAGTGCTATGGTGTAAAAAGAGAATTAACATTAACAAGACTATTTGCAAACATGTCCAGGGAAACATCCATTAGAAATATAATCTAATATAGTATAATATCTAAATTACACAAAAAGaagtttattgtttataaaaaagtAAGAGACCAATAGTTttatctttatgccctcctaatgtaCCAATAGCACAACTCGTCACTGACGACAACAAAGTAGATCGATGGACAAGCAAACCTTGGCCTTggatgaaaaatgaaaaataatcctgttttgaaataaaaaattataatttacattGAATATAGTTGTACATTTTTACACCACATTTTTCTGTAAGTGGAAATCCTGCAGCGTATTAAAACTATAATggataagaaaaaaaaagtacCTGTTGACacgtttggaaaaaataaaaatatgttataaaatataaaaataaaaatacaaatcatcTGATAAAGTGGAACGAATAATTGTAAAAGAGtagtaactcaccaaataaaattaggtttGTTAACGAATTTGCTgtaaaacgtatttaaaaaacattattataaaaactttttggatctaataaatgtttcttcttctttttgaattaaaaaaaatatttgaaaaaattatttgaacaaaaaaatgaattttgataaattataaataaactagAATAGCAACCAatagaaaaactgaaaaaaaacctTTTTGTTATGAATGAGAACTTCGTGTATCAACAAACTTCTTTTTGtgtaatttacatattatttattatttacaagGAAAAATTTAATTAATGGAAAAAAACATTCCAAGctttaaaatgtaatttatataattggcttttaaaaaagtttatatcagcAAAAGTGATTTTAATtcacaaattaataatatttcatcCAAACCTGTCACATAATCGCTGAGCATCATGACGAATATTCCCAGTGCTATGATGTAAAAAGGGAATTAACATTAACAAGACTATTTGCAACATGTCCAGGGAAACATCCATTAGAAATATAATCTAATATAGTATAATATCTAAATTACACAAAAAGaagtttattgtttataaaaaagtAAGAGAGttcaaaatatataattctattgctccacgttTTTATGCcacctaaaatacataaaccaattTTGTCTATGAGACCAATAGTTTTATCTTTATGTCCTCCTAATGTACCAATAGCACAACTCCTCACTGACGTCTTAATTAATGCTTATAATTGAAACAAcaatatgtacaataaaaattgatttgACTTTAGttcttttatcaatatttttcaattactacaaaaatatgttttagttaGATTTGATGTTACATCTCTATTCAACAATTTGTTACATTTCAAAAAACTTATAAACTTTGTTTGTCTTTATAAACACATTTTTGGTATACCTATGGGGTCTaatctttcacccattctaagcaGCTATGTCATGGATAATGTTATTAATCATGGTATCAACAATTACactttttttattccttttatcAAAAAACACCAGATTATTTACTTTTGACACTTCCTAaagacaaaattcatgaaacagttaaCATCTTCAACAATCATAATATAcctacaattcacagttgaggaagaggtggAAGATCTTTTACCATttcttgacatgagaattgtaaaaaCTACAGATAATGTGTTGAAAACAAGAAAACCCATGTATAGGACTAGATTTATAGGCTAATACTCACATCATCCAACTAAGATGAAAAGGAACCTTACAACAAGATTAAAAGAACGTATTTCAAGACTTTCTCATCCCGATCacctacaggaagatcttcaattgttgaAAACTAT
Coding sequences:
- the LOC140444357 gene encoding uncharacterized protein, which gives rise to MSRGKIPGYDLLGATYDRVYRVATYVRSNIENAALIATSTENNIHEVTVKIGNVIIANIYKPPAITWPVQVLNPYEYPAIYVGDFNSHHEMWKYSDTDRTGTSLVEWAKEHGARLLFDAKDRGTFRSAVWRREYNPDLCFVTIDNKGQPLAASQRVMPDFPHSQHRPVLIKIGISISIIRSFPRPRRNFKKSNWSAFTSNLDKCLGWIPLKSQNYGRLTGAIITSAKATIPRGYRKDYIPGWTEQSEKLYEEYCEDGKQEIADELLHSIDAARREKWTQTVENLDF